The following is a genomic window from Marinococcus sp. PL1-022.
TCAAGCCTTTCCATGACCGGCACATGGGTGTCAACGGTTTCCACAATATAATCCACCGCTGCCCGGGAATCCACATAGGAAAAAGCCGTCGCAGCCGGTTTTTCAAACAGCGCTTTTCGCTCCTGCTGCAGCAGTCCGGTTATCATTTTTTCCGTTCCGGGGTCTTCAAAAAAACGGAGCACCTCAGGTTGGATACGGTCAACAAGCCGGTCATTACCGATCATTGTACCGAAAAAGTTCATCATGGAGCCCTTTCCTTCTAAAAAACGCTCGAGTAAAAGCGCCAGCTGCTGCTTGCCAGCACTTGACCGAAAATAATCACCGGCCTTCACCATTATTAACTGTGTAAGCTCTTTAGTCATCATTTCCGATTGACGGACCGCGCCTGGAGGAAGCAGCTCTTTGATTGGAGTGTCAGCATGACGGTGTTTTGCCTCTTCCCATTTTATATCGAGCGTTTCTCTTAACGTTTCACGGAGAAAGCCGCGAACATCACGCAGCCCTGTCCACTTCTCCACATAGTCGGATAAGCTTTTCTCGGAATAAAGATACTCCTTCATTTCTAATGTTACCCAATCATTCAGCTGACGTGAAAACATATCACTGCGAATTTTTGTCTGCAGGCCTTCCGGGGTCAACAAATGGTCTGTCACTACCCGTCCGAGCTGACCGGCGAGCTCATTACGTCTTTT
Proteins encoded in this region:
- a CDS encoding DUF445 domain-containing protein, producing the protein MNAGITIIIMIAIGAAIGGVTNSLAIRMLFRPYKPVYIGSVRVPFTPGLIPKRRNELAGQLGRVVTDHLLTPEGLQTKIRSDMFSRQLNDWVTLEMKEYLYSEKSLSDYVEKWTGLRDVRGFLRETLRETLDIKWEEAKHRHADTPIKELLPPGAVRQSEMMTKELTQLIMVKAGDYFRSSAGKQQLALLLERFLEGKGSMMNFFGTMIGNDRLVDRIQPEVLRFFEDPGTEKMITGLLQQERKALFEKPAATAFSYVDSRAAVDYIVETVDTHVPVMERLEQPLKDWAPAYETKMLEDWVPKAVKKGQDSIAKRLPNLFEQLHLHDVVKEQVDTFSTDRMEAMLLTISGREFKLITYLGALIGGFVGCIQGIVVLWIV